The following proteins are encoded in a genomic region of Kineosporiaceae bacterium:
- a CDS encoding DoxX family membrane protein, with the protein MSRPRRRPRRVARLVLAAGFVGSGLDIFLHPMNPAHRLRGLTTRLAVPGGRRPDPELVVRATGVIQAGAGGLLALGRAPRLTALVLGVTATTNAYLRRPAPAQPPVGHRAD; encoded by the coding sequence GTGTCCCGCCCGCGCCGACGTCCCCGCCGTGTCGCCCGTCTCGTCCTCGCCGCCGGCTTCGTCGGCTCCGGACTGGACATCTTCCTGCACCCGATGAATCCGGCGCACCGCCTGCGCGGGCTCACCACGCGTCTCGCCGTCCCCGGGGGTCGCCGGCCCGACCCCGAGCTGGTGGTGCGGGCCACGGGGGTGATCCAGGCCGGCGCCGGAGGGCTGCTGGCCCTCGGCCGGGCACCCCGGCTCACGGCCCTGGTACTCGGCGTGACGGCGACGACGAACGCCTACCTGCGTCGTCCGGCGCCCGCGCAGCCTCCGGTCGGCCATCGGGCCGACTAA
- the aroA gene encoding 3-phosphoshikimate 1-carboxyvinyltransferase — protein sequence MPTWAAPTATGPVHATVSLPGSKSLTNRYLVLTALAEGPSRLRAPLRSRDTLLMAQALTALGPSIGDLPATGFAGAVVTVDDWQVEPAPLHGPARIDCGLAGTVMRFLPPVAALAKGVVELDGDPRARERPMAAVIRALRDLGVEVEAAAGDHLPLRVFGDGAVRGGTIEIDASASSQFVSALLLAAPRFAQGLTLRHVGPPIPSQPHVSMTVEVLRDAGVVVDDSAADHQHATWRVEPGPIGALDVQVEPDLSNAAPFIAAALVTGGQVHIPHWPQSTTQAGDAMRDLLDAMGADVSLHPGGLTVRGTGELYGIDVDLHDASEIATIVAALAALAETPSHLRGLAHVRGHETDRLAALRTEITKLGGNVTETTDGLVIVPAPLHGGVFTTYADHRMATAGAVLGLRVPGILVEDVETTGKTLPGFTTLWSGMLAADSADSADSAG from the coding sequence ATGCCGACCTGGGCCGCCCCCACCGCCACCGGGCCGGTTCATGCCACCGTGAGCCTGCCGGGGTCGAAATCGCTCACCAACCGCTACCTGGTGTTGACCGCGCTCGCCGAGGGTCCCTCACGGCTACGGGCACCACTGCGCTCGCGCGACACCCTGCTCATGGCCCAGGCGTTGACCGCTCTCGGCCCCAGCATCGGCGACCTGCCCGCCACCGGATTCGCCGGAGCCGTTGTCACGGTGGACGACTGGCAGGTGGAGCCCGCCCCCTTGCACGGCCCCGCTCGGATCGACTGCGGCCTGGCCGGCACCGTGATGCGGTTCTTGCCGCCGGTGGCCGCCCTCGCCAAGGGTGTCGTCGAACTGGACGGCGACCCGCGCGCCCGCGAGCGGCCGATGGCGGCCGTGATCCGCGCCCTGCGCGACCTGGGGGTCGAGGTCGAGGCCGCCGCCGGTGACCACCTCCCGCTGCGGGTGTTCGGCGATGGCGCGGTGCGCGGCGGCACGATCGAGATCGACGCCTCGGCGTCCAGTCAGTTCGTCTCGGCCCTGTTGCTCGCCGCGCCGCGGTTCGCCCAGGGGCTGACGCTGCGCCATGTCGGGCCACCGATCCCCAGCCAGCCCCACGTCAGCATGACCGTCGAGGTGCTGCGCGACGCCGGAGTGGTGGTCGACGACAGCGCCGCTGACCACCAGCACGCCACCTGGCGGGTGGAACCCGGGCCGATCGGCGCGCTCGACGTCCAGGTCGAACCCGACCTGTCCAACGCGGCACCCTTCATCGCCGCGGCGCTGGTCACCGGCGGCCAGGTGCACATCCCCCACTGGCCGCAGTCGACCACCCAGGCCGGCGACGCGATGCGCGACCTGCTGGACGCCATGGGCGCCGACGTCAGCCTCCACCCCGGTGGGCTGACCGTGCGTGGTACCGGTGAGCTCTATGGCATCGACGTCGACCTGCACGATGCCAGCGAGATCGCCACGATCGTGGCAGCCCTGGCCGCACTGGCCGAGACCCCCTCGCACCTGCGGGGTCTGGCCCATGTACGCGGTCACGAGACCGATCGGCTGGCGGCCCTGCGCACCGAGATCACCAAACTGGGCGGCAACGTCACCGAGACCACCGACGGACTGGTGATCGTGCCCGCCCCGCTGCACGGCGGGGTGTTCACCACCTATGCCGACCACCGCATGGCGACCGCGGGCGCGGTGCTCGGGCTGCGCGTGCCCGGGATCCTGGTCGAGGACGTCGAGACCACGGGCAAGACCCTGCCCGGCTTCACCACGCTGTGGTCCGGCATGCTCGCCGCCGACAGCGCCGACAGCGCCGACAGCGCCGGCTGA
- the rsgA gene encoding ribosome small subunit-dependent GTPase A — MAVARRRRDLDESDVRVRPNRRGTRPRSKERPGHSDATPAWVVTVDRGRYTCLLLDPDAGPDAGPDTEALLAATPRPVTAMKARELGRSAIVVGDRVALVGDVSGETGSLARIVRVEPRESALRRSADDTDPVERVVVANADQLAVVTALADPEPRPRMVDRCLVAAYDAGLSPLLILTKADLAPAEDFLAAYAPLDVPYVITSRTRGSAEITGLNDVRQAVRQKVTVFIGHSGVGKSTLVNALVPGADRAVGRVNDVTGRGRHTSTSALALALPQGGWVIDTPGVRSFGLAHVDHDRIVRAFPDLAVGTRECPRGCSHDEPECGLDAFVAHGGAGPAGEGRLESLRRLLRSRSGGDEVPTGSI; from the coding sequence ATGGCTGTGGCGCGGCGCCGACGGGACCTGGACGAGAGCGACGTCCGGGTTCGCCCCAACCGCCGCGGAACCAGGCCACGCAGCAAGGAACGGCCCGGGCACTCCGACGCCACCCCGGCCTGGGTGGTGACCGTCGACCGCGGCAGGTACACCTGTCTGTTGCTGGACCCGGATGCAGGTCCGGATGCAGGTCCGGATACCGAGGCGCTGCTGGCGGCCACCCCCCGGCCGGTGACGGCCATGAAGGCCCGCGAACTCGGGCGCTCGGCCATCGTGGTCGGCGACCGGGTGGCCCTGGTCGGCGATGTCAGTGGCGAGACCGGCTCACTGGCGCGCATCGTGCGGGTGGAGCCTCGCGAATCGGCCCTGCGGCGCAGTGCGGACGACACCGACCCGGTGGAGCGGGTGGTCGTGGCCAACGCCGACCAACTGGCCGTGGTCACGGCGTTGGCCGATCCGGAGCCCCGGCCCCGCATGGTCGACCGGTGCCTGGTCGCCGCCTACGACGCCGGTCTGAGCCCGTTGCTGATCCTGACCAAGGCCGATCTGGCTCCCGCCGAGGACTTCCTGGCCGCCTACGCGCCACTCGACGTCCCGTACGTGATCACCTCCCGCACCCGCGGTTCGGCCGAGATCACCGGGCTGAACGACGTCCGGCAGGCCGTACGCCAGAAGGTCACCGTGTTCATCGGGCACTCCGGGGTGGGCAAGTCCACGTTGGTGAACGCCTTGGTACCCGGCGCCGACCGGGCGGTGGGCCGGGTCAACGACGTCACGGGGCGCGGCCGGCACACCTCGACGTCCGCCTTGGCCCTGGCGCTGCCCCAGGGGGGCTGGGTGATCGACACCCCCGGGGTGCGCTCGTTCGGACTGGCCCACGTCGACCACGACCGGATCGTGCGGGCCTTCCCCGACCTGGCGGTGGGGACCCGGGAGTGTCCGCGGGGATGCAGCCACGACGAGCCGGAGTGCGGCCTGGACGCCTTCGTCGCCCACGGCGGTGCCGGACCTGCGGGCGAGGGCCGGCTGGAATCGCTGCGCCGGTTGTTGCGCTCACGATCCGGCGGCGACGAGGTGCCCACCGGCTCGATCTGA
- a CDS encoding 2-oxoacid:acceptor oxidoreductase family protein, translating to MFQVRIHGRGGQGVVTAAEMLSLAAFDEGRFAQAFPSFGSERTGAPVVSFARIDDREIRLREPVMQPDALIIQDPTLLHQVDVFSGLAPDGYVLINSKREFADLGLTDLWSHHDHTRLLTVPAGEFARQTVGRPMPNAALLGGFAALSELISFQSVADAIRHTFPGEMGERNVEAAHLAYDHVTNEVRELAHVPAG from the coding sequence ATGTTCCAGGTGCGCATCCACGGCCGAGGCGGCCAAGGCGTGGTCACCGCTGCGGAGATGTTGAGTCTGGCCGCATTCGACGAAGGGCGCTTCGCCCAAGCGTTTCCGAGCTTCGGCTCCGAACGCACCGGCGCCCCTGTGGTCAGCTTCGCCCGCATCGATGACCGTGAGATCAGACTGCGCGAACCGGTGATGCAGCCGGATGCACTGATCATCCAGGACCCCACCCTGCTCCACCAGGTCGACGTCTTCAGCGGCTTGGCGCCGGACGGTTACGTCCTGATCAACTCCAAGCGGGAGTTCGCCGACCTGGGCCTGACCGACCTGTGGTCCCATCACGATCACACCCGGTTGCTGACCGTGCCGGCCGGCGAGTTCGCCCGGCAGACCGTGGGCCGGCCGATGCCGAATGCGGCTCTGCTCGGTGGGTTCGCGGCCCTGTCGGAGCTGATCTCGTTCCAATCCGTGGCCGACGCGATCCGGCACACCTTCCCCGGTGAGATGGGCGAACGCAATGTCGAGGCGGCGCACCTGGCCTACGACCACGTCACGAACGAAGTGAGGGAGCTGGCGCATGTTCCGGCAGGTTGA
- the porA gene encoding pyruvate ferredoxin oxidoreductase: MFRQVEGSRAVAEAVAACRPDVICAYPISPQTHIVEALSQLVKSGQLTPCEYVNVESEFAAMSVAIGSSASGARTYTATASQGLLFMVEAVYNASGLGLPIVMTVANRAIGAPINIWNDHSDAMSQRDSGWIQLYARTNQEAADLHVQGFRLAEELSIPVMVCMDGFILTHAVERVDIPEQADVDAFLPPFEPRQVLDPADPVSIGAMVGPEAFTEVRYLAHAKQMQALELIPRIAAEFAGVFGRDSGGLVHPYRCEDAETIVVALGSVLGTIEDVVDAERERGVSVGALGIGSFRPFPLDAVREALAGARRVVVVEKALSVGIGGPVSSNVRTALAGLDIPTTTVIAGLGGRPITRSSLHEMLAQSRADELEPLTFLDMNWDVVNRELGRQQERRRSGPEAENILRDIGTVAAGPV; the protein is encoded by the coding sequence ATGTTCCGGCAGGTTGAGGGGTCCCGGGCTGTCGCCGAGGCGGTGGCCGCGTGCCGTCCCGACGTCATCTGCGCCTATCCGATCTCACCGCAGACCCACATCGTCGAGGCCCTCTCGCAGTTGGTGAAGAGCGGGCAACTGACACCGTGCGAGTACGTCAACGTCGAGAGCGAGTTCGCCGCCATGTCGGTGGCGATCGGCTCGTCGGCCTCCGGCGCACGCACCTACACCGCCACCGCGAGCCAGGGCCTGCTGTTCATGGTCGAGGCGGTCTACAACGCCTCAGGGCTCGGGCTGCCGATCGTCATGACGGTGGCCAACCGGGCGATCGGTGCGCCCATCAACATCTGGAACGACCACAGTGACGCGATGTCGCAGCGTGACTCGGGCTGGATCCAGCTGTACGCCCGCACCAACCAGGAGGCCGCGGACCTGCACGTGCAGGGATTCCGGCTGGCCGAGGAGCTCTCGATCCCGGTCATGGTCTGCATGGACGGGTTCATCCTGACGCACGCGGTGGAGCGGGTCGACATCCCCGAACAGGCCGATGTCGACGCCTTCCTGCCGCCGTTCGAACCGCGCCAGGTGCTCGATCCGGCCGACCCGGTCTCGATCGGTGCCATGGTCGGCCCCGAGGCCTTCACCGAGGTGCGCTACCTGGCCCACGCCAAGCAGATGCAGGCCCTGGAACTCATCCCGCGGATCGCGGCAGAGTTCGCCGGGGTGTTCGGTCGCGACAGCGGTGGCCTGGTTCATCCCTACCGGTGCGAGGATGCCGAGACCATCGTGGTGGCCCTCGGCTCGGTGCTCGGCACCATCGAGGACGTCGTCGACGCCGAACGCGAGCGAGGTGTCTCGGTGGGCGCGCTCGGCATCGGCTCGTTCCGCCCCTTCCCGCTGGACGCCGTCCGTGAGGCACTGGCCGGTGCCCGCCGCGTCGTGGTGGTCGAAAAGGCTCTCTCGGTAGGGATCGGCGGGCCGGTCTCGTCGAACGTCCGCACCGCACTGGCCGGGCTGGACATCCCGACGACGACGGTCATCGCCGGCCTCGGCGGCCGCCCGATCACCCGATCGTCGCTGCACGAGATGCTGGCCCAGTCCCGCGCCGACGAGCTCGAACCCCTGACCTTCCTGGACATGAACTGGGATGTCGTCAACCGCGAGCTCGGCCGGCAGCAGGAACGCCGCCGCTCCGGACCCGAGGCGGAGAACATCCTGCGGGACATCGGAACCGTCGCGGCCGGACCGGTCTGA
- a CDS encoding pyruvate ferredoxin oxidoreductase has protein sequence MTVPQIQQQVKFYQVGSFAIGNRLVEAEQRSVQSTSERANALTSGHRACQGCGEALGARYAMDAAMHATDGQMVAVNATGCLEVFSTPYPETSWQIPWLHSLFGNAPAVATGVSAALKVRAAKDLARGIGDGKPSVRVVAQGGDGGTVDIGFGCLSGMFERNDDVLYICYDNEAYMNTGVQRSGATPPAARTMTTQAVGSDPGAPFGQGKNVPRIAMAHEIPYVATATVADLRDLEYKVHKAMGMHGARYIHVLVPCPLGWGSAAGLTVQVARAATQSGLFPVFEAEGGEVTGSAKIRRRIPVEDYLRMQKRYAHLFSPAVREDVIDRLQAQADKNIARYGLLDSDEGEA, from the coding sequence ATGACCGTGCCGCAGATCCAACAGCAGGTGAAGTTCTACCAGGTCGGCAGTTTTGCGATCGGCAACCGGCTGGTCGAGGCCGAACAGCGTTCGGTGCAGTCGACCTCGGAGCGGGCCAACGCGCTCACCTCCGGCCACCGCGCCTGCCAGGGATGTGGTGAGGCCCTGGGCGCCCGGTATGCCATGGACGCCGCGATGCACGCCACGGACGGGCAGATGGTGGCGGTCAACGCCACCGGATGTCTCGAGGTGTTCTCGACCCCGTACCCCGAGACCTCCTGGCAGATCCCCTGGCTGCACTCGCTGTTCGGCAATGCCCCCGCCGTGGCCACCGGGGTTTCCGCGGCGCTGAAGGTCCGCGCCGCCAAGGACCTGGCCCGGGGCATCGGCGACGGCAAACCCAGTGTGCGCGTGGTGGCCCAGGGCGGCGACGGCGGAACCGTCGACATCGGATTCGGGTGCCTGTCGGGCATGTTCGAGCGCAACGACGACGTGCTCTACATCTGCTACGACAACGAGGCCTACATGAACACCGGGGTGCAGCGCAGCGGCGCCACCCCACCGGCGGCCCGCACCATGACCACTCAGGCCGTCGGCAGCGACCCCGGCGCCCCGTTCGGGCAGGGCAAGAACGTGCCCCGGATCGCCATGGCCCACGAGATCCCGTACGTGGCCACGGCGACTGTCGCTGATCTGCGCGATCTGGAGTACAAGGTGCACAAGGCGATGGGCATGCACGGCGCCCGCTACATCCATGTCCTGGTGCCCTGCCCGCTGGGTTGGGGCAGCGCTGCGGGCCTCACCGTGCAGGTGGCGCGCGCCGCCACCCAGAGCGGGTTGTTCCCCGTGTTCGAGGCCGAGGGCGGCGAGGTCACCGGGTCGGCGAAGATCCGCCGGAGGATCCCGGTGGAGGACTACCTGCGCATGCAGAAGCGTTACGCGCACCTCTTCTCGCCCGCCGTCCGCGAGGACGTGATCGATCGGCTCCAGGCCCAGGCCGACAAGAACATCGCCCGCTACGGGCTGTTGGATTCCGACGAGGGTGAGGCCTGA
- a CDS encoding NAD(P)-binding protein: protein MEKPFAITLDTGSSLANRTGSWRTERPVYVDRMPPCNDACPAGENIQKWLYAAESGDVADNPDDAKGGNGYEAAWRQIMQDNPLPGVMGRVCYHPCETSCNRAGVDEAVGINGVERFLGDLAIERGWTIEPPTTTTGKRVLVVGAGPSGLSAAYHLRRMGHEVEIREAGPLAGGMMRFGIPKYRLPREVLEAEVARITGMGVVLTLNHKVEDLQAELSGGDGSPGFDAAFLAVGAHIGKRAYIPAGESTHILDAVSLLRSMEGEDKPYLGRRVVIYGGGNTAMDAARTAKRLGATDAIVVYRRTRDRMPAHDIEVEEALEEGVMMRWLSTVKRAEEGKLVVEKMELDESGFPQPTGETEELEADTLVLALGQDVDLGLLQNVPGLDVTDGVVQVGTNLMTGAPGIFAGGDMVPSERTVTVAVGHGKKAARHMDAYLRGTTYDPGPRKPLATLDRLNNWYYADAPKTVRPTLDAVRRRATFDEVVGGLDAGSALFEARRCMSCGNCFGCDNCYGVCPDNAVIKVAANATYEIDLDYCKGCSLCMHECPCGAIEMQAEQT, encoded by the coding sequence ATGGAGAAGCCGTTCGCGATCACCCTGGACACCGGTTCCAGCCTGGCCAACCGCACCGGCTCGTGGCGCACCGAACGCCCGGTCTACGTCGACCGGATGCCACCCTGCAACGACGCCTGCCCGGCCGGGGAGAACATTCAGAAGTGGTTGTACGCCGCCGAGTCCGGTGACGTCGCCGACAACCCGGACGACGCCAAGGGCGGCAACGGCTACGAGGCCGCGTGGCGTCAGATCATGCAGGACAACCCGCTGCCCGGCGTGATGGGCCGGGTCTGCTATCACCCGTGTGAGACCTCCTGCAATCGGGCCGGGGTGGACGAGGCGGTCGGCATCAACGGCGTCGAGCGCTTCCTGGGCGACCTGGCGATCGAGCGCGGCTGGACCATCGAGCCGCCGACCACCACCACCGGCAAGCGGGTGCTCGTGGTCGGTGCCGGGCCGTCCGGTCTGAGCGCCGCGTACCACCTGCGCCGCATGGGCCACGAGGTCGAGATCCGCGAGGCCGGTCCGTTGGCCGGCGGCATGATGCGCTTCGGCATCCCGAAGTACCGCCTGCCCCGCGAGGTCCTCGAGGCCGAGGTCGCCCGCATCACGGGCATGGGCGTCGTCCTGACCCTGAATCACAAGGTCGAGGACCTGCAGGCCGAGTTGTCCGGCGGCGACGGGTCGCCCGGGTTCGATGCGGCCTTCCTCGCGGTGGGTGCCCACATCGGCAAGCGGGCCTACATCCCGGCCGGCGAGAGCACCCACATCCTGGACGCGGTCAGCCTGCTGCGCTCGATGGAGGGCGAGGACAAGCCCTACCTGGGACGCCGCGTGGTGATCTATGGCGGTGGCAACACCGCGATGGACGCCGCGCGGACGGCCAAGCGACTCGGCGCCACCGACGCGATCGTGGTCTACCGCCGCACCCGTGACCGGATGCCGGCCCACGACATCGAGGTCGAGGAGGCCCTCGAAGAGGGCGTCATGATGCGCTGGCTCTCGACCGTGAAGCGGGCCGAGGAGGGCAAGCTCGTCGTCGAGAAGATGGAACTCGACGAATCCGGCTTCCCCCAGCCCACCGGCGAGACCGAGGAGCTCGAGGCCGACACGCTGGTGCTGGCCCTGGGCCAGGACGTCGACCTGGGGCTGCTGCAGAACGTGCCCGGTCTGGACGTGACCGACGGGGTGGTGCAGGTGGGCACCAACCTGATGACCGGTGCCCCCGGCATCTTCGCCGGCGGCGACATGGTGCCCAGCGAGCGCACGGTGACCGTCGCGGTGGGCCACGGCAAGAAGGCCGCCCGGCACATGGACGCCTACCTGCGCGGCACGACGTACGACCCGGGGCCACGCAAGCCGCTGGCCACGCTGGACCGGCTCAACAACTGGTACTACGCCGACGCACCCAAGACCGTGCGGCCCACGCTGGACGCGGTTCGCCGGCGCGCGACGTTCGACGAGGTGGTCGGTGGCCTGGACGCCGGGAGTGCGCTGTTCGAGGCTCGACGCTGCATGTCGTGCGGTAACTGCTTCGGCTGCGACAACTGCTACGGGGTCTGCCCGGACAACGCCGTGATCAAGGTGGCCGCCAACGCCACCTACGAGATCGATCTGGACTACTGCAAGGGCTGCAGCCTGTGCATGCACGAGTGCCCCTGCGGGGCGATCGAGATGCAGGCCGAGCAGACCTGA
- a CDS encoding integral membrane sensor signal transduction histidine kinase: protein MSTPTDEDSPVEALPWRTLTTGDSARAESEPVEVRRVVLQVIGAALAVLVLVGAVGVVVVRSMAEREALNDASHLTDQLARAVVMPALEDALIDGDAAARQRLDVVVRERVLSNDFVRVKIWSPDGVVLYSDETALIGETFPLGEEQRAVLAVPATVAEVSDLAPQENRLERDQGRLVEVYRPVWTPTGKPLLFETYTDYGTVTDRTVNLWRGFGGTMISTLLLFVVLMTPLLWALLDRLRRARVSRELLLQHAIDASQDERRRIAADLHDGVVQELVAASLLVSGATERASARGDGEQAAHLRSAASAVRASVASLRTLLVDIYPPNLTSAGLAVALEDLGAGLRGRGIEVIVDVDPDAPTHLDEQRQRLVYRTTQECLRNILKHSGAGRAEVSLHAEGALVVLEVADDGAGVSQAALDGTATQGHFGLRLLADLASEHGATLRVSTAPARGTRWRLEITP from the coding sequence ATGAGCACCCCCACCGACGAGGACTCCCCGGTCGAGGCCCTGCCCTGGCGGACCCTGACCACAGGGGACTCCGCCCGTGCCGAGAGCGAGCCGGTCGAGGTGCGGCGTGTCGTCCTGCAGGTGATCGGTGCCGCGCTGGCCGTGCTGGTCTTGGTCGGCGCCGTCGGTGTGGTCGTGGTGCGGAGCATGGCCGAGCGCGAGGCGCTCAACGACGCCTCTCACCTCACCGATCAGCTGGCCCGTGCGGTGGTGATGCCCGCCCTGGAGGACGCCCTGATCGACGGTGACGCCGCCGCCCGGCAGCGGCTCGATGTCGTGGTTCGCGAGCGGGTGTTGTCCAACGACTTCGTCCGGGTGAAGATCTGGTCCCCCGACGGCGTGGTGTTGTACTCCGACGAGACCGCCCTGATCGGTGAGACGTTCCCGCTCGGCGAGGAACAACGCGCCGTCCTCGCCGTACCGGCCACGGTGGCCGAGGTGAGCGACCTGGCCCCCCAGGAGAATCGCCTCGAACGCGACCAGGGCCGTCTGGTCGAGGTGTACCGGCCCGTGTGGACGCCCACCGGCAAGCCGTTGTTGTTCGAGACCTACACCGACTACGGCACCGTGACCGACCGCACCGTCAACCTGTGGCGCGGCTTCGGCGGCACGATGATCTCGACCCTGCTGCTCTTCGTCGTCCTGATGACTCCCCTGCTCTGGGCCCTGCTCGACCGGCTGCGCCGGGCACGCGTGTCCCGCGAGCTGCTGCTGCAGCACGCCATCGACGCCTCGCAGGACGAGCGGCGTCGCATCGCGGCCGACCTGCACGACGGGGTCGTGCAGGAACTGGTCGCCGCATCGCTGTTGGTCTCGGGTGCCACCGAACGTGCCTCGGCTCGCGGCGACGGCGAACAGGCCGCTCACCTGCGCTCCGCAGCGAGTGCCGTGCGGGCGAGCGTCGCCTCGCTGCGCACCTTGTTGGTGGACATCTACCCGCCCAACCTCACCAGCGCCGGTCTGGCGGTCGCGCTGGAGGACCTCGGCGCCGGCCTCCGCGGCCGGGGTATCGAGGTGATCGTCGACGTCGACCCCGACGCACCGACCCACCTGGACGAACAGCGGCAACGCCTGGTGTACCGCACCACCCAGGAGTGTCTGCGGAACATCCTCAAGCACTCCGGCGCGGGCCGAGCCGAGGTCTCGCTGCACGCCGAGGGCGCCCTGGTGGTGCTCGAGGTGGCCGATGACGGCGCCGGGGTCAGCCAGGCCGCCCTCGACGGGACGGCGACCCAGGGCCACTTCGGCCTGCGTCTGCTCGCCGATCTGGCGAGCGAACACGGCGCCACGCTGCGTGTGTCCACTGCCCCGGCCCGGGGCACCCGATGGCGGTTGGAGATCACCCCGTGA
- a CDS encoding response regulator transcription factor, with translation MAVGDHPVSESTQPAVRVVLVDDHALVRAGLAALLDGSGQVSVVGQAADGARAVELVTEMSPDVVLMDLSMPVMDGIAATRAVLEARPGTAVVILTSFAEQPRVRGAIDAGAVGFLLKDSEPGELVAGVLAAARGEAPLDPRVTKALLPGAGQPAGERLSPREREVLALVGEGMANKQIARALGIAERTVKVHLNSVFRQLGVGDRTSAALWAREHLGSW, from the coding sequence ATGGCGGTTGGAGATCACCCCGTGAGCGAGAGCACCCAGCCCGCCGTCCGCGTCGTCCTGGTGGACGACCACGCCCTGGTGCGGGCCGGCCTGGCCGCGCTGCTGGACGGCAGCGGGCAGGTGAGCGTGGTCGGACAGGCCGCCGACGGTGCCCGAGCGGTCGAGCTGGTCACCGAGATGAGCCCCGATGTGGTGCTGATGGACCTGTCGATGCCGGTGATGGACGGCATCGCCGCCACCCGGGCCGTGCTCGAGGCCAGGCCCGGGACGGCAGTGGTCATCCTGACCTCATTCGCCGAGCAACCCCGGGTGCGCGGCGCCATCGACGCCGGAGCGGTCGGCTTCCTGCTCAAGGACTCCGAGCCGGGTGAGCTGGTCGCCGGTGTGCTGGCCGCGGCGCGCGGCGAGGCCCCGCTGGACCCCCGGGTGACCAAGGCGCTGCTGCCGGGAGCCGGGCAGCCGGCCGGTGAACGGCTCAGTCCCCGAGAGCGCGAGGTGCTCGCCCTGGTGGGTGAGGGCATGGCGAACAAGCAGATCGCCCGAGCACTGGGCATCGCCGAGCGCACGGTCAAGGTGCACCTGAACAGCGTGTTCCGCCAGTTGGGCGTCGGCGATCGGACGTCGGCGGCGCTGTGGGCTCGGGAGCACCTCGGGTCCTGGTGA